In Thermodesulforhabdus norvegica, a single window of DNA contains:
- a CDS encoding penicillin-insensitive murein endopeptidase: MKRKKFLFFVNIFLLLSFYAFLIAAEAEAKSVLSSYKITRSIGYPWAGRLKNGIPFPRQFSGYILRSPEHTYTTPEVIGALLDAIKGVQAKYPGSCDLYIGDFSKPGGGPWYPKHRSHQSGRDVDLGMYARGNRCLSSFIPMGRHNLDVEKTWTLLEELLATGMVENIFVDRSIQQLLFKYAKTRGYGDAYLDRLFGNCGKYKGPAVISHEPGHRDHIHVRFFAPWSELAGKFREIPDQERRIIAVAQQSFLPQRVLFYVQHGADVKTLSHQLGVSVDDLKRWNNLGDLDVLHPGMSIVFYKRHFEMDAVRLALSLDARDLRSRIFTKLAMLQDRVVVSLPEESPTPTRKSPGSSRTAAKYVVKKGDTLYGIARRFGVSVSALCMVNKIAPGKALIKPGQTLVIPENTKRSRKRSSKVHIVRPGDTLWNIARMYTVSIEDLVQANGIGAKSVIKPGMKIVIPR, encoded by the coding sequence ATGAAGAGGAAGAAATTTTTGTTTTTTGTGAATATTTTCTTATTGTTATCCTTTTATGCCTTTTTGATAGCTGCCGAAGCCGAGGCCAAGTCCGTTCTTTCTTCTTATAAGATTACTCGGTCTATAGGTTACCCTTGGGCCGGGAGACTCAAAAACGGGATACCTTTTCCCCGTCAATTTTCCGGATATATTTTGAGAAGCCCGGAACACACATACACTACGCCTGAAGTAATCGGAGCCCTTCTGGATGCCATAAAGGGGGTTCAGGCGAAATACCCCGGTAGCTGTGATCTTTATATCGGTGATTTCAGTAAACCCGGAGGTGGCCCGTGGTATCCCAAGCACAGGTCACATCAGAGCGGCCGTGATGTGGATCTTGGAATGTACGCCCGCGGGAATAGATGTCTATCATCCTTTATCCCAATGGGAAGACATAATCTGGATGTTGAAAAGACCTGGACTCTGTTAGAAGAACTCCTGGCCACTGGTATGGTGGAAAACATTTTTGTGGATCGCTCTATACAGCAGCTGCTTTTCAAGTACGCAAAAACAAGAGGATACGGTGATGCTTATCTTGATCGACTTTTCGGAAATTGTGGAAAATATAAAGGTCCCGCAGTAATTTCTCATGAACCCGGACATAGAGATCATATCCACGTTCGTTTTTTTGCTCCTTGGTCTGAATTGGCGGGTAAATTTCGTGAGATTCCCGATCAGGAAAGAAGAATCATTGCGGTTGCCCAGCAGAGTTTTCTTCCTCAAAGAGTTCTATTTTACGTTCAACATGGTGCGGATGTAAAAACCTTGAGTCACCAGCTTGGTGTGTCTGTGGATGATCTGAAAAGATGGAACAACCTCGGTGATCTGGATGTTTTGCATCCGGGAATGAGCATTGTCTTTTATAAACGGCATTTTGAAATGGATGCCGTTCGACTGGCTTTGAGTCTTGATGCAAGGGATCTTCGTTCCAGAATCTTTACGAAGCTTGCCATGTTGCAGGATCGGGTGGTTGTGAGCCTCCCTGAGGAAAGCCCAACTCCCACCCGTAAGTCGCCCGGATCGTCTCGAACAGCCGCCAAGTATGTAGTGAAAAAGGGAGACACACTTTACGGTATTGCAAGAAGATTCGGCGTGAGTGTTTCGGCACTGTGCATGGTCAATAAAATCGCCCCCGGTAAGGCCTTAATAAAGCCAGGGCAGACCCTTGTCATTCCGGAAAACACAAAGAGGAGCCGAAAGAGAAGTTCAAAGGTTCATATCGTTAGACCCGGTGATACTCTCTGGAATATAGCCCGCATGTACACCGTATCTATTGAAGACCTCGTGCAGGCTAACGGTATAGGAGCGAAATCGGTCATCAAACCCGGAATGAAAATAGTTATTCCCAGATAG